A DNA window from Guyparkeria halophila contains the following coding sequences:
- a CDS encoding DNA translocase FtsK has translation MPGMTKPAIFRPQLALLELALLVVALLLGVYLLALLSYHPADPAFSVTGAGEVRNAAGLVGAWVADGARYLVGFGAYMLVPALLPLLWRTFRRARQGNPWADLPFAIQWLGVLLLVLCVSVLASINHEPLAAPSGLSAGGVLGLVLAEGMVRLLGALGSTLVLLGLMMLGVSATTGLSWFALFDLIGATLLRLVNGARAIAKWIVARLPLSRRPGPAPIPEVGASYEEVEQRRKKTPPAENKPKPRAKSTPAPRSTPATSVTPTKRKSGTPPQPELGTADGKPILELLDRPVQQSSGFDKGDLQHMSEVIEARLSEFGVAVDVVAAHPGPVITRFELQPAPGVKVSQISNLAKDLARALSIVSVRVVEVIPGKSTVGLEIPNTAREIIALRELLESRRYREARSPLTVALGKDIGGEPIMADLGRMPHLLVAGTTGSGKSVGVNAMILSLLYKATADEVRLILIDPKMLELSVYEGIGHLLAPVVTDMKEASNALRWAVGEMERRYRLMARLGVRNIAGANEKIREAIARGEPIKDPFYDHAQAFDPDLPPPTLEPMPYLVIVVDEFADMMMVVGKKVEELIARLAQKARAAGIHLILATQRPSVDVITGLIKANIPTRIAFQVSSKVDSRTILDQMGAEQLLGHGDMLYLPPGSGMPMRVHGAFVGDEEVHRVVEALKTLGEPEYLDEVLSEDTAANVTLPGEKPVRADGEEIDELYDQAVAIVTESRKASISYVQRRLKIGYNRSARLVEQMEADGVVGALGSNGSREVIAPPPPK, from the coding sequence ATGCCCGGAATGACCAAGCCCGCGATCTTCCGTCCCCAGCTTGCCCTGTTGGAGTTGGCGTTGCTGGTGGTGGCGCTATTGCTGGGCGTCTATCTGCTCGCATTGCTCAGCTACCACCCGGCTGATCCCGCCTTCAGCGTTACCGGCGCTGGGGAAGTGCGCAACGCGGCCGGGCTGGTCGGGGCCTGGGTGGCAGACGGCGCGCGCTACCTGGTCGGCTTCGGTGCCTACATGCTGGTGCCGGCCCTGTTGCCGCTGTTGTGGCGTACCTTCCGTCGTGCACGGCAGGGCAACCCCTGGGCCGACCTGCCGTTTGCCATTCAGTGGCTGGGCGTGTTGCTGCTGGTGCTTTGCGTGAGCGTGCTCGCATCGATCAACCATGAGCCGTTGGCCGCTCCCAGCGGTCTCTCCGCCGGCGGTGTGCTGGGGCTCGTGCTTGCCGAGGGCATGGTCCGCCTGCTGGGGGCGCTTGGCAGCACCCTGGTCCTGCTTGGGCTCATGATGCTCGGCGTTTCCGCCACCACGGGGCTTTCCTGGTTCGCCCTGTTCGATCTGATCGGGGCGACGTTGCTGCGTCTGGTCAACGGGGCACGGGCAATCGCCAAATGGATCGTGGCTCGATTGCCCCTGTCCCGTCGACCGGGACCGGCGCCGATCCCGGAAGTCGGCGCGAGCTATGAAGAGGTCGAGCAGCGTCGGAAGAAAACGCCGCCGGCGGAAAACAAGCCCAAGCCCCGGGCCAAGAGCACACCAGCACCGAGATCGACCCCCGCGACATCGGTCACCCCCACAAAGAGGAAATCGGGCACGCCGCCGCAGCCGGAGCTCGGTACGGCCGATGGCAAGCCCATCCTCGAGCTGCTGGATCGGCCGGTGCAGCAAAGCAGCGGCTTTGACAAGGGTGACCTCCAACACATGTCGGAGGTCATCGAGGCGCGACTGTCCGAGTTCGGCGTGGCCGTTGACGTGGTGGCCGCGCATCCCGGTCCCGTGATCACCCGCTTCGAACTACAGCCGGCCCCGGGGGTCAAGGTCAGCCAGATCTCGAATCTGGCCAAGGACTTGGCTCGTGCCCTGTCGATCGTCTCGGTCCGCGTGGTCGAGGTGATCCCGGGCAAGTCCACGGTGGGGCTGGAAATCCCGAACACGGCACGGGAAATCATCGCCCTGCGGGAACTGCTCGAATCCCGCCGCTACCGGGAGGCGCGCTCGCCGCTGACCGTGGCGTTGGGCAAGGACATCGGTGGTGAACCGATCATGGCCGATCTGGGCCGCATGCCGCACCTGCTGGTGGCGGGCACCACCGGCTCGGGCAAGTCGGTCGGGGTCAATGCCATGATCCTGAGCCTGCTCTACAAGGCGACCGCCGATGAAGTGCGTCTGATCCTGATTGACCCGAAGATGCTGGAATTGTCGGTCTACGAGGGCATCGGCCACCTGTTGGCGCCGGTGGTTACCGACATGAAGGAGGCATCCAATGCGCTTCGCTGGGCCGTGGGCGAGATGGAGCGACGCTACCGCCTGATGGCGAGGCTGGGCGTGCGCAATATTGCCGGGGCGAACGAGAAGATCCGCGAGGCGATTGCACGCGGCGAGCCGATCAAGGACCCCTTCTACGACCACGCCCAGGCCTTCGACCCCGACCTGCCGCCGCCGACGCTCGAGCCGATGCCGTATCTGGTGATCGTGGTGGACGAGTTTGCCGACATGATGATGGTGGTCGGCAAGAAGGTGGAGGAATTGATCGCGCGCCTGGCGCAGAAGGCCCGCGCCGCCGGCATCCACCTGATCCTCGCGACCCAGAGGCCCTCGGTGGATGTGATTACCGGCCTGATCAAGGCCAACATCCCCACGCGCATCGCCTTCCAGGTGTCCTCCAAGGTGGATTCCCGCACCATTCTCGACCAGATGGGCGCCGAGCAGCTGCTGGGCCACGGTGACATGCTGTACCTCCCGCCGGGCAGCGGCATGCCGATGCGGGTTCACGGGGCCTTCGTCGGCGACGAAGAGGTGCATCGCGTGGTCGAGGCACTCAAGACCCTGGGTGAGCCCGAGTACCTTGATGAGGTGCTCTCGGAGGACACCGCCGCCAACGTGACCCTGCCAGGGGAAAAGCCGGTGCGGGCCGATGGCGAGGAGATCGACGAGTTGTACGATCAGGCGGTGGCGATCGTCACCGAGTCGCGCAAGGCATCGATTTCCTACGTCCAGCGCCGCCTCAAGATCGGCTACAACCGCTCGGCGCGGCTGGTCGAGCAGATGGAGGCCGACGGTGTTGTCGGTGCGCTGGGGTCCAACGGCAGCCGCGAGGTGATCGCGCCTCCGCCGCCGAAATAG
- a CDS encoding efflux RND transporter permease subunit: MFSKFFIDRPIFSTVLAIVIMIAGGAAFTGLPVEQYPEIVPPEVEVSATYAGADAGTLAESVAAPLEQAINGVDDMLYMTSGSSDAGTMNLSVTFATGTDPDQATIDVNNRVQRALPQLPQEVRDQGVVVNKKSSSLLMVITLISENEQFDTKFLSNYGLINILDSLKRVPGIGDARLFGAQDYSIRVWFDPAKLAHFNLTQDDIAAAIREQNAQFAAGKFNDSPNKEGEAFTYTITSQGRFSDVEEFQNIILASSEDGGTLRLSDVAEVELGSQRYGFNATYNGAPTVPMGIYLAPGANALETVAEVRERMAELSERFPGDMDYKIPLDTTDFVRISIKEVLKVFVEALILVTLVIFIFLQKPRATIVPLIAIPVALIGALAGLFLTGMSINLLTLFGFVLAIGIVVDDAIIVIENVERLMREEGLKAREASIKAMEQVTGPIVATTLVLLAVFVPVAFIPGLAGEMYRQFAVALSISVVLSGVVALTLTPSMTALLLKNHKDKEPVLPFRLFNRGFDAFRNGYMKLVHFFLVAWPVGLLIFAGVVIAAVVMFRSTPTGLVPEEDPGYFISTLNLDPAASLSRTGEVRDEYSAMIRENPDVQMQVAFAGFDLLAGTQRPYKGVAFTRLNDWSERPDADQSVQATVKKAMGAATQIEEGFIMAFTPPPIRGMSTTGGFEAYLQQRGSADVKALAEAANALVAAANKRPELAGVRTTFVDNTPQFRMDVDREQAYALDVPVAAVFRTMQGTFGTRYINDFTLFGRNFQVNMAADAQFRADPQDLENVFVRSGDQQLVPISSVVTLTRTTGADVIDRFNIFPAAKIMGSAAEGYSSGQALIAMQEVIDQALGGGDYTLGWVGSAFQELSSGSAGAIAFLLGVIMVFLILAAQYERWSLPFAVITAVPFAVLGALIAIWMRGLNIDIYFQVGMLVLIAMSAKNAILVVEFAAKMHSEDGLSIKEAALKAARIRFRPVIMTSMAFILGVLPLALATGAGEAARNSLGTPIVGGMILATYVAILFIPMFFELLQTGSEKLFRRKQASA, translated from the coding sequence GTCCGTCGCCGCGCCGCTGGAGCAGGCCATCAACGGCGTCGACGACATGCTCTACATGACGTCGGGCAGCTCGGATGCGGGCACGATGAACCTGTCGGTGACCTTCGCCACCGGCACCGACCCGGACCAGGCGACCATCGACGTCAACAACCGGGTACAGCGCGCCCTGCCCCAACTGCCGCAGGAAGTGCGTGACCAAGGCGTGGTGGTGAACAAGAAGAGCAGCTCGCTGCTGATGGTGATCACGCTGATCTCCGAGAACGAGCAGTTCGACACCAAGTTCCTGAGCAACTACGGCCTGATCAACATCCTCGACTCGCTCAAGCGGGTCCCCGGCATCGGCGATGCGCGCCTGTTCGGTGCGCAGGACTACTCCATCCGGGTCTGGTTCGACCCAGCGAAACTGGCCCACTTCAATCTCACCCAGGATGATATCGCCGCGGCGATCCGCGAACAGAACGCCCAGTTTGCCGCTGGCAAGTTCAATGACTCGCCCAACAAGGAGGGCGAGGCGTTCACCTACACCATCACCTCGCAGGGGCGCTTTTCCGACGTCGAGGAGTTCCAGAACATCATCCTCGCCTCGTCCGAGGATGGGGGCACGCTGCGCCTGAGCGACGTGGCGGAGGTCGAACTCGGGTCACAGCGCTACGGTTTCAACGCCACCTACAACGGCGCGCCCACCGTACCGATGGGGATCTATCTCGCCCCGGGCGCCAACGCGCTGGAGACGGTCGCCGAGGTGCGCGAGCGGATGGCCGAGCTCTCCGAGCGATTCCCGGGCGACATGGACTACAAGATCCCGCTGGACACCACCGACTTCGTCCGCATCTCGATCAAGGAAGTCCTCAAGGTATTCGTCGAGGCGCTGATCCTGGTCACGCTGGTGATCTTCATCTTCCTGCAGAAACCGCGCGCGACCATCGTGCCGCTGATCGCCATTCCGGTCGCCCTGATCGGCGCCCTGGCGGGTCTGTTTCTCACCGGCATGTCGATCAACCTGCTGACGCTGTTCGGCTTCGTGCTGGCGATCGGCATCGTGGTGGACGATGCGATCATCGTGATCGAAAACGTCGAGCGTCTGATGCGCGAGGAAGGCCTCAAGGCCCGCGAGGCATCGATCAAGGCGATGGAACAGGTTACCGGACCGATCGTCGCCACCACTCTGGTGTTGCTGGCGGTGTTCGTCCCGGTCGCCTTCATCCCCGGGCTTGCCGGCGAAATGTATCGCCAGTTCGCGGTGGCCCTGTCGATCTCGGTGGTGCTGTCCGGCGTGGTCGCCCTGACGCTCACCCCATCGATGACCGCCCTGCTCCTCAAGAACCACAAGGACAAGGAGCCGGTCCTGCCGTTCCGCTTGTTCAACCGGGGCTTCGACGCCTTCCGCAATGGCTACATGAAGCTGGTCCACTTCTTCCTGGTGGCCTGGCCCGTGGGTCTTTTGATCTTCGCCGGTGTCGTGATCGCCGCCGTGGTCATGTTCCGCAGTACACCGACCGGTCTCGTTCCCGAGGAGGATCCGGGCTACTTCATCTCCACGTTGAATCTCGACCCGGCGGCAAGCCTCTCGCGCACGGGTGAAGTGCGGGACGAGTACTCGGCGATGATCCGCGAAAACCCGGATGTGCAGATGCAGGTGGCCTTCGCCGGCTTCGATCTGCTGGCCGGGACCCAGCGCCCCTACAAGGGCGTGGCCTTTACGCGGCTGAATGACTGGTCGGAACGACCCGACGCTGACCAGAGCGTCCAGGCGACGGTCAAGAAGGCCATGGGGGCGGCAACCCAGATTGAGGAAGGTTTCATCATGGCGTTCACGCCGCCGCCCATCCGGGGCATGTCGACCACGGGCGGCTTCGAGGCCTATCTCCAGCAGCGCGGCTCGGCCGATGTCAAGGCACTCGCCGAGGCCGCCAATGCCCTGGTCGCCGCGGCCAACAAGCGACCGGAACTGGCCGGGGTGCGCACCACCTTCGTCGACAATACGCCGCAGTTCCGCATGGACGTGGACCGCGAGCAGGCCTACGCCCTGGACGTGCCGGTCGCGGCCGTGTTCCGCACCATGCAGGGCACCTTCGGCACCCGTTACATCAACGACTTCACGCTGTTCGGGCGCAATTTCCAGGTCAATATGGCCGCGGATGCGCAATTCCGTGCCGACCCGCAGGACCTGGAAAACGTCTTCGTGCGCAGTGGCGATCAACAGCTGGTACCGATCAGCTCGGTGGTGACACTGACCCGCACCACCGGCGCGGACGTGATCGACCGCTTCAATATCTTCCCGGCGGCCAAGATCATGGGCAGTGCCGCGGAGGGTTACTCGTCGGGCCAGGCGCTGATCGCCATGCAGGAGGTCATCGACCAGGCACTCGGTGGCGGTGACTACACCCTGGGCTGGGTCGGCTCGGCCTTCCAGGAGCTCTCCAGCGGCTCGGCCGGTGCCATTGCCTTCCTGTTGGGCGTGATCATGGTGTTCCTGATTCTCGCCGCACAGTACGAGCGCTGGTCCCTGCCCTTCGCCGTGATCACCGCGGTGCCATTCGCCGTGCTGGGGGCCCTGATTGCGATCTGGATGCGCGGTCTCAACATCGACATCTACTTCCAGGTCGGCATGCTGGTGCTGATCGCGATGTCGGCGAAGAACGCCATCCTGGTGGTCGAATTCGCCGCCAAGATGCACAGCGAGGACGGCCTGTCGATCAAGGAGGCAGCGCTCAAGGCGGCCCGTATCCGCTTCCGCCCGGTGATCATGACCTCGATGGCCTTCATCCTGGGCGTGTTGCCGCTCGCGCTGGCAACCGGCGCCGGCGAGGCGGCGCGCAATTCGCTCGGCACGCCGATCGTGGGCGGGATGATCCTGGCGACCTACGTGGCGATCCTGTTCATCCCGATGTTCTTCGAATTGCTGCAGACGGGCAGTGAAAAGCTGTTCCGCCGCAAGCAGGCATCCGCCTGA
- a CDS encoding replication-associated recombination protein A, with protein sequence MDKLSPQDDLFGTEEGEPRGEPSSVYRPLADRLRPSHVDEFAGQVRVVGETAPLRVAMEKRQAHSCLLWGPPGVGKTTLAGLYAERLQAEIVYMSAVEAGVRELRAVIQGARERRQSSGRLTVLFLDEIHRFNKSQQDQLLPSVERGVLVLVGATTENPSFSLNNALLSRLRVYRLQPLDDAAMHALLDRALTHPQGVRETTGGPPLVMESAIADRLVAAADGDARRLLTLLELAAQLAGDRADGTAREVGEETLESLLSQSPRRFDQGGDEFYDQISAMHKAIRGSNPDAGAYWLLRMLDGGADPSYLARRLVRIASEDIGNADPRALTMALDAWTAFDRLGVPEGELMLTQAAMYLAVAPKSNAVYTAHKAILATVKQRGTDPVPMHLRNAPTALMEREGWGKGYRYAHDEPEAYAAGETYLPDGLVGTRFYAPVERGLERSIAERMRYWGELDAQAPEKRTPESDLPSG encoded by the coding sequence GTGGACAAGTTGAGCCCGCAAGACGATCTGTTCGGCACCGAGGAAGGGGAGCCTCGCGGCGAACCTAGCTCGGTCTATCGGCCGCTGGCCGACCGTCTGCGCCCCAGCCATGTCGATGAATTTGCCGGGCAGGTGCGCGTGGTGGGCGAAACGGCGCCGTTGCGGGTGGCGATGGAAAAGCGCCAGGCGCATTCCTGCCTGCTCTGGGGGCCTCCAGGCGTGGGCAAGACCACGCTGGCCGGCCTCTACGCCGAGCGCCTGCAGGCGGAAATCGTCTACATGTCGGCGGTCGAGGCGGGGGTGCGTGAGCTGCGGGCGGTCATACAGGGCGCCCGCGAACGCCGGCAGTCGTCGGGGCGTCTCACCGTCCTCTTTCTCGACGAGATCCATCGATTCAACAAGTCGCAACAGGACCAACTGCTGCCGTCGGTGGAGCGGGGCGTGCTGGTCCTGGTTGGCGCGACCACCGAGAATCCCTCCTTCTCGTTGAACAACGCGTTGCTCTCGCGCTTGCGGGTCTATCGTCTGCAACCGCTGGACGATGCGGCGATGCATGCCTTGCTCGACCGGGCGTTGACGCACCCGCAGGGCGTGCGCGAGACCACCGGCGGGCCGCCTTTGGTGATGGAGTCCGCCATCGCCGATCGGCTGGTCGCCGCGGCCGACGGCGACGCGCGACGCCTGCTCACCTTGTTGGAACTGGCCGCGCAACTCGCCGGCGACCGAGCCGACGGCACCGCCCGCGAGGTGGGTGAGGAGACGCTCGAGTCGCTTCTGAGCCAGTCACCACGACGTTTCGACCAGGGCGGGGACGAGTTCTACGACCAGATATCGGCGATGCACAAGGCGATCCGCGGCTCGAACCCGGATGCCGGGGCGTACTGGTTGTTGCGCATGCTCGATGGCGGGGCCGATCCGTCCTATCTCGCCCGTCGACTGGTGCGCATTGCCTCCGAGGATATCGGCAACGCCGATCCGCGGGCCCTGACCATGGCGCTGGATGCCTGGACGGCATTCGATCGTCTCGGTGTGCCCGAAGGCGAGTTGATGCTGACCCAGGCGGCCATGTATCTGGCCGTCGCCCCCAAGAGCAATGCGGTGTACACCGCGCACAAGGCGATACTGGCCACGGTCAAGCAACGCGGCACCGACCCCGTGCCCATGCACCTGCGCAACGCGCCCACCGCCCTGATGGAGCGCGAGGGTTGGGGAAAAGGGTATCGCTATGCCCACGACGAGCCGGAGGCCTATGCCGCCGGCGAGACCTACCTGCCCGATGGGTTGGTCGGTACGCGGTTCTACGCGCCGGTGGAGCGGGGCCTGGAGCGCAGCATCGCCGAGCGCATGCGGTACTGGGGCGAGCTCGATGCGCAGGCGCCGGAGAAGCGGACGCCTGAATCCGACCTCCCGTCAGGGTAG
- a CDS encoding glutathione S-transferase N-terminal domain-containing protein yields the protein MATVNRRSVMTLFTSPDSPDCHRTRIVLAEKELTAEIIDLSEQEPPEDFHDLSPEGTVPVLADRDLVLTNARVIMEYLDERFPHPPLMPVDPVSRAKVRTALYRIEKDWYGLLPEFERGEKTVARARKQLKEELLSAAPIFSAMPFFMSEEFSLADVTLAALLWYLPKYGIELTGPGAKPIQDYMDRVFSRPTFQASLTEVEREMRG from the coding sequence ATGGCGACCGTCAATCGTCGTTCGGTCATGACCTTGTTCACCAGCCCGGACTCACCGGACTGCCACCGCACCCGCATTGTTCTCGCGGAGAAGGAGCTGACCGCCGAGATCATCGACCTGTCCGAACAGGAGCCGCCGGAAGACTTTCACGACCTGTCGCCGGAAGGCACGGTCCCGGTGCTGGCCGATCGCGACCTCGTGTTGACCAATGCCCGCGTCATCATGGAGTACTTGGACGAGCGCTTCCCGCACCCGCCGCTGATGCCGGTCGACCCGGTCAGCCGGGCAAAGGTGCGTACCGCGCTCTACCGGATTGAAAAGGACTGGTATGGCCTGCTGCCGGAGTTCGAGCGCGGCGAGAAGACTGTTGCCCGGGCCCGCAAGCAACTCAAGGAAGAGCTGTTGTCCGCGGCACCGATCTTTTCGGCCATGCCGTTCTTCATGAGCGAGGAGTTCTCCCTGGCGGACGTGACCCTGGCCGCGTTGCTGTGGTACTTGCCGAAATACGGCATCGAGCTGACCGGACCGGGCGCCAAGCCCATCCAGGACTACATGGATCGTGTGTTCAGCCGACCCACGTTCCAGGCGAGCCTCACCGAAGTCGAACGCGAGATGCGCGGCTGA
- the msrB gene encoding peptide-methionine (R)-S-oxide reductase MsrB — translation MSNEPDLWRETLSEEQYRICRLGGTEAPWSGALNDEKRPGRFDCVCCGRSLFVSDAKFDSGSGWPSFFQPASAEALITRSDTSHGMTRTEVLCAGCNAHLGHVFEDGPQPSGLRYCINSVCLDFVPTDEQPAT, via the coding sequence ATGAGCAACGAACCCGACCTCTGGCGCGAGACGCTTAGCGAAGAACAGTACCGTATTTGCCGCCTTGGCGGCACGGAGGCCCCTTGGTCCGGCGCCCTTAACGACGAAAAGCGCCCGGGGCGCTTCGACTGTGTCTGCTGTGGGCGTTCTTTGTTCGTTAGCGATGCCAAGTTCGATTCTGGCTCCGGCTGGCCCAGCTTCTTCCAGCCTGCCAGTGCCGAGGCGCTCATTACCCGCAGCGACACCAGTCACGGCATGACCCGCACCGAAGTGCTCTGCGCCGGCTGCAACGCGCACCTCGGTCATGTGTTCGAGGACGGTCCGCAGCCGAGCGGCCTGCGTTATTGCATCAACAGCGTCTGCCTGGATTTCGTCCCGACCGACGAACAGCCCGCTACTTGA
- a CDS encoding methylated-DNA--[protein]-cysteine S-methyltransferase, translated as MPLGHRDDSGSGHLWVRLAFTHGMLTRMQVEEAPVDERRVRDVLPTEYADVGELLNHWDKGIDNPFDWTTHPGFPPVGTTFQRAVWSALCRVPWGESVGYGELARRVGRPGAARAVGQAVGANPWAPLIPCHRVLAANQGLGGYAQGTRIKSRLLALEGTAYR; from the coding sequence ATGCCCCTCGGTCATCGGGATGACTCGGGAAGTGGCCATCTCTGGGTGCGGCTGGCATTCACCCACGGGATGCTGACCCGCATGCAGGTGGAAGAAGCCCCGGTCGACGAGCGGAGGGTCCGTGATGTCTTGCCCACCGAGTACGCCGACGTCGGCGAGCTCCTGAACCACTGGGACAAGGGGATCGACAACCCGTTCGACTGGACCACACACCCCGGTTTCCCACCCGTGGGGACCACCTTCCAGCGCGCCGTCTGGTCGGCATTGTGCCGGGTGCCATGGGGCGAGTCGGTGGGCTATGGTGAGCTTGCCCGGCGGGTGGGACGACCGGGTGCGGCCCGGGCCGTGGGCCAGGCCGTGGGGGCCAACCCCTGGGCACCCCTGATCCCGTGTCACCGGGTGCTCGCGGCCAATCAGGGGTTGGGCGGGTACGCGCAGGGCACGCGTATCAAGTCACGCCTGCTGGCGCTCGAGGGAACGGCCTACCGCTGA
- the lolA gene encoding outer membrane lipoprotein chaperone LolA: protein MSRQSFRTGGILVALAFLTAVLFSPLAEAAPSDDVDALVKQLTDIETLAADFVQERRDAKGQVRRQSSGTFVLKRPGQFFWRYETPYVQELIANDGTLWVYEPDLRQASRSPLSATDGAPIAILTGERPVTELFHVRHLESEGGLDWFALRPRDEQGDFREVLLGVDERGIREMRFVDQLDQTTRVSFESRRFNQPVDESTFRFEAPEGVDVVEAREPPGIQ, encoded by the coding sequence ATGAGCAGACAATCTTTTCGTACCGGCGGCATTCTTGTGGCATTGGCCTTTCTGACCGCCGTTCTGTTTTCACCGTTGGCCGAGGCCGCGCCATCGGACGATGTCGATGCGCTGGTCAAACAGCTGACCGACATCGAGACGTTGGCGGCGGATTTCGTTCAGGAGCGTCGTGACGCGAAGGGACAGGTGCGTCGTCAATCGTCGGGGACGTTCGTGCTCAAGCGCCCGGGCCAGTTCTTCTGGCGATACGAAACCCCGTACGTGCAGGAACTGATCGCGAACGACGGGACGCTCTGGGTCTACGAACCCGATCTGCGGCAGGCCAGCCGCTCGCCCTTGTCGGCGACCGACGGTGCACCCATCGCGATCCTGACCGGCGAGCGCCCCGTCACCGAGCTCTTTCACGTTCGCCACCTCGAAAGCGAGGGCGGCCTCGACTGGTTCGCGTTGCGCCCCCGCGACGAGCAGGGCGATTTCCGCGAGGTGCTGTTGGGTGTCGACGAGCGGGGCATCCGTGAGATGCGCTTTGTCGATCAGCTCGATCAAACCACCCGGGTGTCATTCGAGTCCCGCCGTTTCAACCAGCCAGTCGACGAATCGACCTTCCGGTTCGAGGCCCCCGAGGGCGTGGATGTGGTCGAGGCGCGCGAACCACCGGGCATCCAGTGA
- a CDS encoding ClpXP protease specificity-enhancing factor, with the protein MLSKRPYLVPAFYDWILDQGHTPHLVVNADAEEVMVPTQFVEDGHIQLNISPSAVRDFHMDRVGISFEARFGGQPERVFVPMHAVRAIVDRDSGQGATFPDEPEETFPQSDEDLEGTPAPKSGSKGRPQLRAVPGGEDGAADKESDDPSASGSDAGSDGDGPDDDPPPSGGGKGGPSLRVVK; encoded by the coding sequence ATGCTCTCGAAGCGTCCCTACCTCGTTCCCGCTTTCTACGACTGGATTCTCGACCAGGGGCACACGCCCCACCTGGTCGTGAATGCCGATGCCGAGGAAGTGATGGTCCCGACTCAGTTCGTCGAGGACGGTCACATCCAGCTCAACATCAGTCCTTCGGCGGTGCGTGACTTCCACATGGATCGCGTGGGCATCTCGTTTGAGGCCCGTTTCGGCGGGCAGCCCGAACGGGTGTTCGTCCCCATGCATGCGGTACGTGCGATCGTTGATCGTGACTCGGGGCAGGGGGCGACCTTCCCGGACGAGCCGGAAGAGACGTTCCCGCAGTCCGACGAGGACCTTGAGGGGACGCCGGCGCCCAAGTCGGGCAGCAAGGGTCGCCCTCAGTTGCGAGCCGTGCCGGGTGGCGAAGATGGAGCAGCGGACAAGGAGAGTGATGACCCGTCGGCGAGCGGCTCGGACGCCGGGTCAGATGGCGATGGCCCTGACGACGATCCACCACCGTCGGGTGGTGGCAAGGGCGGCCCCAGTCTTCGGGTCGTCAAGTAG
- a CDS encoding cytochrome c1 yields MIRITFLMFLIGLIATPNAKAASSNYPLADAEVDLSDKASLYRGAQTFMDSCASCHSAKMMRFGRIGEDLGLSDEQLAVLMPDESSKPGDVIETNMPAEYAQQTFGIVPPDLTLSARVHGADWMYTYLTTFYEDPDTLWGVNNAVFPLVSMPHVLAAEQGLKQPVYETEGEGEDAKRRLVGLESPERPGTLSEEEFEQKMRDLTAYMVYMAEPAALLRAHYGPYVLAFLFIFTLVMYLLKKEYWRDIKH; encoded by the coding sequence ATGATTCGTATCACCTTTCTAATGTTTCTGATTGGCTTGATCGCAACGCCCAATGCGAAGGCGGCCAGCAGCAATTATCCGCTCGCGGATGCCGAGGTTGACCTGAGCGACAAGGCATCGCTCTATCGAGGGGCACAGACGTTCATGGACAGCTGTGCGTCGTGCCACAGTGCCAAGATGATGCGTTTTGGTCGCATCGGCGAGGACCTTGGACTTTCCGACGAGCAGTTGGCCGTGCTGATGCCCGATGAGTCCAGCAAGCCGGGCGACGTCATCGAGACCAACATGCCGGCAGAGTACGCTCAACAAACCTTCGGTATCGTGCCGCCGGATTTGACCCTCTCGGCGCGAGTACACGGCGCGGACTGGATGTATACCTACCTCACCACGTTCTACGAGGATCCCGACACGTTGTGGGGCGTCAACAATGCGGTATTCCCGCTGGTGAGCATGCCGCACGTGCTGGCCGCCGAGCAGGGCCTCAAGCAACCGGTCTACGAAACCGAGGGTGAGGGCGAGGATGCCAAGCGCCGTCTGGTTGGGCTCGAATCACCGGAGCGGCCCGGCACGCTTTCGGAGGAAGAGTTCGAACAGAAGATGCGCGATCTGACCGCGTACATGGTTTACATGGCGGAGCCGGCCGCGTTACTGCGTGCACATTACGGGCCGTACGTGCTGGCGTTCCTGTTTATCTTCACGTTGGTGATGTATTTGCTGAAGAAGGAATATTGGCGCGACATCAAGCACTGA